A single region of the Halorubrum depositum genome encodes:
- a CDS encoding universal stress protein, with product MTKRILVAVDGSAEATEALRFAAAEWPEADLTALHVINPADSTTGAEGGFPGAVDQWYDSAKGRGERILREATEAVDRDVDTRLEVGRPTATILAVAGGEAAVGDEDGAEGTGEPFDHVVLASRGRTGLSRILLGSVAEGVVRRADVPVTVVR from the coding sequence ATGACCAAACGGATCCTGGTGGCGGTCGACGGCTCGGCGGAGGCGACCGAGGCGCTGCGGTTCGCGGCCGCCGAGTGGCCGGAGGCCGATCTGACCGCGCTCCACGTGATCAACCCGGCGGACTCGACGACCGGGGCGGAGGGCGGGTTCCCGGGCGCGGTCGACCAGTGGTACGACAGCGCCAAGGGCCGCGGCGAGCGGATCCTGCGCGAGGCGACCGAGGCGGTGGACCGCGACGTCGACACCAGACTGGAGGTTGGGCGGCCGACCGCGACGATCCTCGCGGTCGCGGGCGGCGAGGCCGCCGTCGGCGACGAGGACGGGGCGGAGGGGACCGGGGAGCCGTTCGACCACGTCGTGCTCGCGAGCCGCGGCCGAACCGGGCTCTCGCGGATCCTGCTCGGCAGCGTCGCTGAGGGGGTTGTCCGCCGCGCCGACGTGCCGGTGACGGTCGTGCGGTAG
- a CDS encoding 50S ribosomal protein L11, whose amino-acid sequence MAGTIEALVPGGQANPGPPLGPELGPTPVDVQDVVAQINDETAAFDGMEVPVTVEYDDDGSFTIEVGVPPTAELIKDEAGFETGSGEPQKDFVADMSIEQVKKVAEQKSTDLLSYDVKNAAKEVGGTCASLGVTIEGEDARTFDDRVDAGDYDDVLDA is encoded by the coding sequence ATGGCTGGAACTATCGAAGCGCTCGTCCCCGGCGGGCAGGCCAACCCCGGCCCGCCGCTCGGTCCCGAGCTCGGGCCGACGCCGGTGGACGTACAGGACGTCGTGGCGCAGATCAACGACGAAACCGCCGCGTTCGACGGGATGGAGGTCCCCGTCACGGTGGAGTACGACGACGACGGCTCGTTCACCATCGAGGTCGGCGTCCCGCCGACGGCCGAGCTGATCAAAGACGAGGCCGGGTTCGAGACGGGCTCCGGCGAGCCCCAGAAGGACTTCGTCGCGGACATGTCGATCGAACAGGTGAAGAAGGTCGCCGAGCAGAAGTCGACCGACCTGCTCTCGTACGACGTGAAAAACGCCGCCAAGGAGGTCGGCGGCACCTGCGCCTCCCTCGGCGTCACCATCGAGGGCGAGGACGCCCGGACGTTCGACGACCGCGTCGACGCCGGCGACTACGACGACGTCCTCGACGCGTAA
- a CDS encoding DUF4013 domain-containing protein encodes MISASLDYLRDGDDAVVTVLIGGVLLLASPLVVPSILVLGYVSRVLRRTADGDDAPPVFEEWGDLLVEGAKAFAVTLVYSLLPLLVFAVAAVFGVGAAVIGSGGGDGGLLGGLIGGALALLLALAALAVSLVGLYVTPAALAAVADSGRVGDGFAVGTLWTVVTKRAYATGWLTAAVVVLAGALAIGVLSVVPVLGTIAGLFVQFYALVAAAAVIGWTWADVRPVAAEPTDTEPAERPAV; translated from the coding sequence ATGATATCCGCGTCACTCGACTACCTGCGCGACGGCGACGACGCCGTCGTGACCGTCCTGATCGGCGGCGTGCTCCTGCTCGCGAGCCCGCTCGTCGTCCCGTCGATCCTCGTACTCGGCTACGTCTCCCGCGTCCTTCGGCGGACGGCCGACGGCGACGACGCGCCCCCGGTCTTCGAGGAGTGGGGAGACCTGCTCGTCGAGGGAGCGAAGGCGTTCGCGGTCACGCTCGTCTACTCGCTGTTGCCGCTCCTCGTGTTCGCGGTCGCCGCGGTCTTCGGCGTCGGGGCGGCCGTGATCGGTTCGGGCGGGGGCGACGGTGGCCTGCTGGGCGGTCTGATCGGCGGCGCGCTCGCGCTGCTCCTCGCGCTCGCCGCGCTCGCCGTCTCGCTCGTCGGGCTGTACGTCACTCCCGCGGCGCTGGCCGCCGTCGCCGACTCCGGACGGGTCGGGGACGGGTTCGCGGTAGGAACGCTCTGGACCGTGGTCACGAAGCGGGCGTACGCGACCGGCTGGCTCACGGCCGCCGTCGTCGTCCTCGCGGGCGCGCTGGCGATCGGCGTGCTCTCGGTGGTGCCGGTGCTCGGGACGATCGCGGGGCTGTTCGTCCAGTTCTACGCGCTCGTCGCCGCGGCCGCCGTCATCGGCTGGACGTGGGCCGACGTGCGGCCCGTCGCGGCCGAACCGACTGACACCGAGCCCGCGGAGCGGCCCGCGGTGTAG
- a CDS encoding DUF7113 family protein: MILVRGSGGGTELTGTVFERGEDPPTYKGAPDEDAPYVWVCDSFYQVESGGSALTVDGEEIRVAFEEPMPRGFDTKSAALDAAEEHVRTQFARIGVDPEDVEVEATKAGPA; this comes from the coding sequence ATGATACTGGTTCGCGGCAGCGGCGGGGGCACCGAACTCACCGGGACGGTGTTCGAGCGCGGCGAGGACCCGCCGACGTACAAGGGCGCGCCCGACGAGGACGCCCCCTACGTCTGGGTGTGCGACTCCTTCTACCAGGTCGAGAGCGGCGGCTCGGCGCTCACCGTCGACGGCGAGGAGATCCGCGTCGCCTTCGAGGAGCCGATGCCCCGCGGGTTCGACACCAAGTCGGCCGCGCTCGACGCGGCCGAGGAGCACGTCCGTACGCAGTTCGCCCGGATCGGCGTCGACCCCGAAGACGTCGAGGTCGAGGCGACGAAGGCGGGCCCCGCCTGA
- a CDS encoding HFX_2341 family transcriptional regulator, producing MGTHIVPVGFDYDRMIAPLIRDQFDVDRVILLEGTVGSEANVEYSRNIARKLEQDFRSLLGAETVRERLTDVYDYDAAFERAFDLINAELDRDGTGEEGSGTGGEGAADPPAEREVWVNLCSMPRPVSFAFATAAHSIMVERQDDRDRIHTYYTAPEKYLETELAEELRANRDLLRELVESDAVDGDAIDDGRVADRLDTTTDLLEEFDERGTTIGAKRIGDSHVIELPVASFQNVKPFEELVLFTLGEHGEFASVSELAETLAADLNEEYTDSFRSKVIYNVDRLGPGGKGYIEQEERGKSYRTTLSRIGQLWVRAHADEDRELAR from the coding sequence ATGGGCACCCACATCGTTCCGGTCGGCTTCGACTACGACCGCATGATCGCCCCGCTCATCCGGGACCAGTTCGACGTCGACCGGGTGATCCTCCTGGAGGGGACGGTCGGCAGCGAGGCCAACGTCGAGTACTCGCGGAACATCGCCCGGAAGCTCGAACAGGACTTCCGAAGCCTGCTCGGCGCCGAGACCGTCCGCGAGCGACTGACCGACGTGTACGACTACGACGCCGCCTTCGAACGCGCCTTCGACCTGATCAACGCGGAGCTCGACCGCGACGGCACCGGAGAGGAGGGGAGCGGGACCGGCGGCGAGGGCGCCGCGGACCCCCCGGCTGAGCGCGAGGTGTGGGTGAACCTCTGTTCGATGCCTCGGCCGGTCTCGTTCGCGTTCGCGACCGCGGCCCACTCGATCATGGTCGAGCGGCAGGACGACCGCGACCGCATTCACACCTACTACACCGCCCCCGAGAAGTACCTCGAGACCGAGCTCGCGGAGGAGCTGCGCGCGAACCGCGACCTGCTGCGCGAGCTGGTCGAGAGCGACGCGGTCGACGGCGACGCCATCGACGACGGCCGCGTCGCCGACCGGCTCGACACGACGACGGACCTGTTAGAGGAGTTCGACGAGCGCGGCACCACCATCGGCGCGAAGCGCATCGGCGACAGCCACGTGATCGAGCTGCCCGTCGCCTCCTTCCAGAACGTCAAGCCGTTCGAGGAGCTCGTGCTCTTCACCCTCGGCGAGCACGGCGAGTTCGCCTCCGTCTCGGAGCTGGCGGAGACGCTCGCGGCCGACCTCAACGAGGAGTACACCGACTCGTTCCGCTCGAAGGTGATCTACAACGTCGACCGGCTCGGCCCCGGCGGGAAGGGGTACATCGAGCAGGAGGAGCGCGGGAAGTCCTACCGGACGACGCTCTCGCGGATCGGCCAGCTGTGGGTCCGAGCGCACGCGGACGAGGACCGAGAACTGGCGCGATAA
- a CDS encoding ATP-binding protein produces MTLEDFTEFTDDEGDGGGDATGSPEDAGSPDAAAGDTDDAPGAEGTAPGGAATGDGGRAVAAGSEGDDGSEGDEADDAGFAAYDVEPAGEDVGLGVVSVSQGLRVAEEDDETTLKAFVTTGNREAVRLGKYLLVPYPDGERLFCRITGLEYAQEFRSDDATEIHARRQMRRDDFAERDYKFMAELEPMSVVYGEGDEMKRRMTDRVPKPGAVVEEASDDAEIKTGLKIPEDGVFLGHLSVGGEKVRTAAEPPTVDYRVKDDYADGDPLAFRHTLVAGGTGSGKTHASKNVLRQYLDSDRTYPTGDGRESRMAVVQFDPQDEYAQMHDDNPDLDADFARRLDREGIAHGGHDDTVALVPRVANATYPGEGHRAERVEFTIPFSLARDMPWLVAGSGLNDNQYPALLTLLNRFFSDYGDSGTYSQFLSYLDDPALKEELDESGRVHEATFDAVKRRVRAVPGGVFDQDAKPITELDHTLVRPGGLSVVPTYHLPTSRQKEIVVLAVAGLLVDDKLSNDPDSDRIEETPLLIGMDEAHNFLADADNVQARKVVQKFTEAAKQGRKERLGLFLITQDPQDVAESVFKQVNTKVVLNLGDEDAISSVNIPSNLAGKVPYMEKGQMVVYSPDNSEPVELIGLSKCVTRHGE; encoded by the coding sequence ATGACGCTGGAGGATTTCACCGAGTTCACCGACGACGAGGGCGACGGCGGGGGAGACGCCACCGGCTCGCCCGAGGACGCCGGCTCGCCGGACGCCGCCGCCGGCGACACCGACGACGCGCCCGGAGCGGAGGGGACGGCCCCGGGAGGCGCGGCGACCGGTGACGGCGGTCGCGCGGTGGCCGCGGGGAGCGAGGGCGACGACGGGAGCGAGGGCGACGAGGCAGACGACGCCGGGTTCGCCGCGTACGACGTGGAGCCGGCGGGCGAGGACGTCGGCCTCGGTGTCGTCTCCGTCTCGCAGGGGCTCCGCGTCGCCGAGGAGGACGACGAGACGACGCTGAAGGCGTTCGTCACGACGGGGAACCGCGAGGCGGTCCGGCTCGGGAAGTACCTCCTCGTCCCGTACCCGGACGGCGAGCGGCTGTTCTGCCGGATCACGGGGCTGGAGTACGCCCAGGAGTTCCGCTCGGACGACGCCACCGAGATCCACGCGCGCCGGCAGATGCGCCGGGACGACTTCGCAGAGCGCGACTACAAGTTCATGGCCGAGCTGGAGCCGATGTCGGTCGTGTACGGCGAGGGCGACGAGATGAAACGGCGGATGACCGACCGGGTTCCGAAGCCGGGCGCGGTCGTCGAGGAGGCCTCCGACGACGCCGAGATCAAGACCGGGCTGAAGATCCCCGAGGACGGCGTCTTCCTCGGTCACCTCTCCGTCGGGGGCGAGAAGGTCCGGACGGCGGCCGAGCCGCCCACCGTCGATTACCGGGTGAAGGACGACTACGCCGACGGCGACCCGCTCGCGTTCCGGCACACCCTCGTCGCCGGCGGGACCGGGTCGGGGAAGACCCACGCCTCCAAGAACGTCCTCCGGCAGTACCTCGACTCGGACCGCACCTACCCGACCGGCGACGGCCGGGAGTCGCGGATGGCCGTCGTCCAGTTCGACCCGCAGGACGAGTACGCGCAGATGCACGACGACAACCCCGACCTCGACGCCGACTTCGCTCGACGGCTGGACCGAGAAGGGATCGCACACGGGGGCCACGACGACACCGTCGCGCTGGTGCCGCGGGTCGCGAACGCGACGTACCCCGGCGAGGGCCACCGCGCCGAGCGCGTCGAGTTCACCATCCCGTTCTCGCTCGCGCGGGACATGCCGTGGCTCGTCGCGGGGTCCGGGCTCAACGACAACCAGTACCCCGCGCTGTTGACCCTCCTCAACCGCTTTTTCAGCGACTACGGCGACTCCGGCACGTACAGCCAGTTCCTCTCGTACCTCGACGACCCGGCGCTGAAAGAGGAGCTCGACGAGAGCGGCCGGGTCCACGAGGCGACGTTCGACGCCGTGAAACGGCGGGTACGGGCGGTCCCCGGCGGCGTGTTCGACCAGGACGCGAAGCCGATCACGGAGCTCGACCACACCCTCGTCCGCCCGGGCGGGCTCTCCGTGGTGCCCACCTATCACCTGCCGACCTCCCGACAGAAGGAGATCGTCGTGCTCGCGGTCGCGGGGCTGCTCGTCGACGACAAGCTGTCGAACGACCCCGACAGCGACCGGATCGAGGAGACGCCCCTGCTGATCGGGATGGACGAGGCGCACAACTTCCTCGCGGACGCCGACAACGTGCAGGCCCGAAAGGTCGTCCAGAAGTTCACGGAGGCCGCCAAGCAGGGGCGGAAAGAGCGGCTCGGCCTCTTCCTGATCACGCAGGACCCCCAGGACGTCGCGGAGTCGGTGTTCAAACAGGTGAACACGAAGGTCGTCCTCAACCTCGGCGACGAGGACGCCATCAGCAGCGTCAACATCCCCTCGAACCTCGCCGGCAAGGTCCCGTACATGGAGAAGGGGCAGATGGTGGTGTACTCGCCGGACAACTCGGAGCCGGTGGAGCTGATCGGGCTCTCGAAGTGCGTGACGCGCCACGGCGAGTAG
- a CDS encoding transcriptional regulator, with translation MPDLHPIAKRIHNVQPRPVRLTLDDGETGVFEFSSTEFFQREFRGEGVRTDADGDAEFRLITAEDHESVLLGRSGPDDEGWTVVGEIVEAERAEE, from the coding sequence ATGCCCGATCTCCACCCGATCGCGAAGCGGATCCACAACGTCCAGCCGCGGCCGGTCCGCCTCACCCTCGACGACGGCGAGACCGGCGTCTTCGAGTTCTCCTCCACCGAGTTCTTCCAACGGGAGTTCCGCGGCGAGGGGGTTCGCACCGACGCCGACGGCGACGCCGAGTTCCGACTGATCACCGCCGAGGACCACGAGTCGGTGCTGCTGGGTCGGTCGGGACCGGACGATGAGGGCTGGACCGTCGTCGGGGAGATCGTCGAGGCCGAGCGCGCCGAGGAGTGA
- a CDS encoding MBL fold metallo-hydrolase: MPDDPAEDGRAAETSVDADGAIDPDGEVTEPLDDAPDATVDDSPSPPTGAVDDEVQRRLREAYLNDEESVLVVTAVRSAGRRVVVELRPPHGGTTHVERFPAPRDGSLSESEAFLAFLGAAGVSPLDVDEVVGTRVPATYDPEEGWRLDEAYVGERGGAESDAAETDRLSGRWNRAAEWLWTYRYWLVAVLLVGGELLFVAVILLLFA; encoded by the coding sequence ATGCCCGACGACCCCGCCGAGGACGGGCGCGCCGCCGAGACGTCGGTCGACGCGGACGGAGCGATCGACCCGGACGGCGAGGTGACGGAACCGCTCGACGACGCGCCGGACGCGACGGTCGACGACTCGCCGAGTCCGCCGACGGGCGCCGTCGACGACGAGGTGCAGCGCCGCCTCCGAGAGGCGTATCTCAACGACGAGGAGAGCGTCCTCGTCGTGACCGCGGTGCGGTCGGCGGGGAGACGCGTCGTCGTCGAACTCCGACCGCCCCACGGGGGAACGACCCACGTCGAGCGCTTCCCGGCGCCGCGGGACGGGTCGCTCTCGGAGTCGGAGGCGTTCCTCGCGTTCCTCGGCGCCGCGGGCGTCTCGCCGCTCGACGTCGACGAGGTGGTCGGGACGCGAGTCCCCGCGACGTACGACCCGGAGGAGGGGTGGCGCCTCGACGAGGCGTACGTCGGTGAGCGCGGCGGGGCCGAGAGCGACGCCGCCGAGACGGACCGACTCTCGGGGCGGTGGAACCGGGCGGCCGAGTGGCTCTGGACCTACCGTTACTGGCTCGTCGCGGTCCTCCTCGTCGGCGGCGAGCTGCTGTTCGTCGCCGTGATCCTCCTGTTGTTCGCCTGA
- a CDS encoding helix-turn-helix domain-containing protein — protein sequence MREVTLRIRHRGGPESEVSARHPEVTMRSVSSMTGRGSERKRIVELRGPTAEIESFVDEFRAADDVVEAEPLSPVTGDHAYVAVVIDGDGWDGIRERFSEMGIHYRTGTTIAGGIERWTVYIEADDDLAAVLRELERGGNDVELARNVELASIERPPGLPASGILDGLTPRQREVLATAIAVGYYDHGGGVGVEDVADELGLGSTTVWEHLSRAESTVMNALFDRFEGRTDQTRRESGATAEGERSAEGE from the coding sequence ATGCGCGAAGTGACCCTCCGGATCCGCCACCGCGGCGGGCCGGAGTCCGAGGTGAGCGCTCGCCACCCGGAGGTGACGATGCGGTCCGTCTCGTCGATGACCGGTCGGGGGAGCGAGCGGAAGCGGATCGTGGAGCTCCGTGGGCCGACCGCGGAGATCGAGTCGTTCGTCGACGAGTTCCGCGCGGCCGACGACGTCGTCGAGGCGGAGCCGCTGTCGCCGGTCACCGGCGACCACGCGTACGTCGCGGTGGTGATCGACGGCGACGGGTGGGACGGGATCCGCGAGCGGTTCTCGGAGATGGGGATCCACTACCGGACCGGGACGACCATCGCCGGCGGAATCGAGCGGTGGACGGTGTACATCGAGGCCGACGACGACCTCGCGGCGGTGCTCCGCGAGCTGGAGCGCGGCGGCAACGACGTCGAGCTCGCGCGCAACGTCGAGCTAGCGTCGATCGAGCGCCCCCCGGGACTGCCGGCGTCGGGCATCCTCGACGGGCTCACGCCGAGACAGCGAGAGGTCCTCGCGACGGCGATCGCGGTCGGCTACTACGACCACGGGGGTGGCGTGGGGGTCGAGGACGTCGCCGACGAGCTCGGGCTCGGGTCGACGACGGTGTGGGAGCACCTCTCCCGGGCGGAGTCGACGGTGATGAACGCCCTCTTCGATCGGTTCGAAGGGCGGACCGATCAGACCCGTCGCGAGAGCGGCGCGACGGCGGAAGGCGAACGAAGCGCGGAAGGCGAGTGA
- a CDS encoding SLC13 family permease, producing MFAGASTGTLVVFGLIAAALVLFVTEAIPNDVTAIGIVVALAALEPWTGVSSRGAISGFANTATVTIVAMYMLSAGINATGLVERLGVRLAAATRGSETRALAATVLTTGPIAGFVNNTPVVAVFIPMITDLADESGVSPSKLLMPLSYAAILGGTLTLIGTSTNLLASEFAATLLPRGPIGMFEFSALGVVVLAVGTAYLLTVGRRLTPARIPADADLVEEFDLDEFLTHVRVPPGSDSLGTPVSDLAERTAAGATVLQLRRDGTGSLAVGSDRRLRSGDVLVVHGTPESVESLRAERDLRTLGDREVTDETLANATTDGVLDKALVPETSTFVGETLAETRLREVYDTRVLAIRREGELLRTGLDDVELAVGDLLLVRTTPESAAHFAESGDLVSVDAEGLDRLLDADVETVAPLSPRTPVAVGIMVGVVMAAALGVLPVVIAALAGVFLMVVTGCLTPSDAYGAVSWNVIFLLAGVIPLGLAMERTGGAALIAEGLVATGAVLPTVAVLLLFSLVTGVLANVITPVATVVLMIPIAVDAAARLGTNGFAFLLVVTFASATSFSTPVGYQTNLMVYGPGGYEFADFVRVGGPLQLLLAVVTTAGVTLLWGV from the coding sequence ATGTTCGCCGGCGCGTCGACCGGGACGCTCGTGGTGTTCGGGCTGATAGCCGCCGCGCTGGTGCTGTTCGTCACGGAGGCGATACCCAACGACGTCACCGCGATCGGGATCGTCGTCGCGCTGGCGGCGCTGGAGCCGTGGACGGGGGTGAGCTCTCGGGGCGCGATCTCCGGGTTCGCCAACACCGCGACGGTCACGATCGTCGCGATGTACATGCTGAGCGCCGGGATCAACGCCACGGGGCTGGTAGAGCGGCTCGGGGTTCGACTGGCGGCGGCGACCCGCGGCAGCGAGACGCGCGCGCTCGCCGCGACCGTGCTGACCACGGGGCCGATCGCGGGGTTCGTCAACAACACGCCGGTCGTCGCCGTCTTCATCCCGATGATCACCGACCTCGCCGACGAGAGCGGGGTGTCGCCGTCGAAGCTGCTCATGCCGCTGTCGTACGCCGCGATCCTCGGCGGGACGCTCACCCTCATCGGCACGTCGACCAACCTCTTGGCGAGCGAGTTCGCGGCCACCCTGCTCCCCCGCGGCCCGATCGGGATGTTCGAGTTCTCCGCGCTCGGGGTCGTCGTCCTCGCCGTCGGAACGGCTTACCTGCTGACGGTCGGCCGGCGGCTCACCCCGGCGCGCATCCCCGCGGACGCCGACCTCGTCGAGGAGTTCGACCTCGACGAGTTCCTGACACACGTCCGCGTCCCGCCCGGGAGCGACTCGCTCGGGACCCCCGTGTCCGACCTCGCCGAGCGGACCGCGGCCGGCGCGACCGTCCTCCAGCTCCGGCGGGACGGGACGGGCTCGCTCGCGGTCGGCTCCGACCGTCGACTCCGCTCCGGCGACGTGCTCGTCGTACACGGGACGCCCGAGTCGGTCGAGTCCCTCCGTGCGGAGCGCGACCTCCGAACGCTCGGCGACCGAGAGGTGACGGACGAGACGCTCGCGAACGCGACGACCGACGGCGTCCTCGACAAGGCGCTCGTCCCCGAGACCTCGACGTTCGTCGGCGAGACGCTCGCGGAGACCCGTCTCCGAGAGGTGTACGATACGAGGGTGCTCGCGATCCGGCGGGAGGGAGAGCTGCTCCGCACCGGGCTCGACGACGTCGAGCTCGCGGTCGGCGACCTCCTGCTCGTCCGGACGACTCCGGAGTCCGCGGCCCACTTCGCGGAGTCCGGCGACCTCGTCAGCGTCGACGCGGAGGGGCTGGACCGCCTGCTCGACGCGGACGTCGAGACGGTCGCGCCGCTGTCGCCGCGGACCCCCGTCGCGGTCGGGATCATGGTCGGCGTCGTGATGGCGGCCGCCCTCGGCGTCCTCCCGGTGGTCATCGCCGCGCTCGCCGGCGTGTTCCTGATGGTCGTCACCGGCTGTCTCACGCCGTCGGACGCCTACGGGGCGGTCTCGTGGAACGTGATCTTCCTGCTCGCCGGCGTGATCCCCCTCGGACTGGCGATGGAGCGGACCGGCGGGGCGGCCCTGATCGCGGAGGGGCTGGTGGCGACCGGCGCGGTCCTCCCGACCGTCGCGGTGTTGCTGCTGTTCTCGCTGGTGACGGGCGTCCTCGCGAACGTCATCACGCCGGTGGCGACGGTCGTGTTGATGATCCCGATCGCCGTGGACGCGGCCGCGAGACTCGGCACGAACGGGTTCGCGTTCCTGCTCGTCGTGACGTTCGCGTCGGCGACCTCCTTCTCGACGCCGGTGGGGTATCAGACGAACCTGATGGTGTACGGCCCCGGCGGCTACGAGTTCGCCGACTTCGTCCGGGTCGGGGGACCGCTGCAGCTCCTCCTGGCGGTCGTGACCACCGCCGGCGTGACGCTGCTGTGGGGCGTGTAG
- a CDS encoding AAA family ATPase, whose translation MNTEGDDSPDGAEVSMSNRDAVDGADTAGAFAGRDGDRSVDAEAGAIAVVCGLPGVGKTTVARRVAAHVDGEVLRTDVIRKELFGDPEYTDAETEAVYAELIDRARERAAAGDAVVLDATFADARFRADAREAGERAAGSFDLVEVECDETVVERRIERRDGISDADFDVYLHFRDAFDRIEADHVTVDNSGDEAETFAQVDAAFGGPPGRD comes from the coding sequence ATGAACACGGAGGGCGACGACTCGCCGGACGGAGCGGAGGTGTCGATGTCGAACCGTGACGCGGTCGACGGCGCGGATACCGCCGGCGCGTTCGCGGGCCGGGACGGCGACCGGTCGGTGGACGCCGAGGCCGGCGCCATCGCGGTCGTCTGCGGGCTGCCCGGCGTCGGCAAGACGACGGTCGCCCGGCGGGTCGCCGCCCACGTCGACGGCGAGGTCCTCCGGACGGACGTGATCCGCAAGGAGCTGTTCGGGGACCCGGAGTACACCGACGCGGAGACCGAGGCGGTGTACGCGGAGCTGATCGACCGGGCCCGCGAGCGCGCCGCCGCCGGCGACGCCGTCGTCCTCGACGCCACGTTCGCCGACGCCCGCTTCCGCGCCGACGCCCGGGAGGCGGGCGAGCGGGCGGCCGGATCGTTCGACCTCGTGGAGGTCGAGTGCGACGAGACGGTCGTCGAGCGCCGGATCGAGCGCCGCGACGGGATCAGCGACGCCGACTTCGACGTCTACCTCCACTTCAGGGACGCCTTCGATCGGATCGAGGCGGACCACGTGACCGTCGACAATTCGGGCGACGAGGCGGAGACGTTCGCACAGGTCGACGCGGCGTTCGGCGGCCCGCCCGGTCGCGACTGA
- a CDS encoding translation initiation factor eIF-1A, producing the protein MSEESGRRNLRMPSDDEVFAVVTEHLGGNHVRLRCVDGETRLGRIPGRMKYRTWISEGDVVLAEPWSWQDEKANVEWRYSDEDADQLRREGHIQ; encoded by the coding sequence ATGAGCGAAGAATCCGGGCGTCGGAACCTCCGAATGCCCTCGGACGACGAAGTGTTCGCCGTAGTGACCGAGCACCTCGGCGGGAACCACGTCCGCCTGCGCTGCGTCGACGGCGAGACGCGACTGGGTCGGATCCCCGGCCGCATGAAGTACCGGACGTGGATCAGCGAGGGCGACGTCGTGCTCGCGGAGCCGTGGTCGTGGCAGGACGAGAAGGCGAACGTCGAGTGGCGGTACAGCGACGAGGACGCGGACCAGCTGCGGCGCGAAGGCCACATCCAGTAG
- a CDS encoding DUF2270 domain-containing protein, translated as MSEPPEDFDPGSREEREVAAEAAGDRSDLLSLMAHTYRGELGRTSSWRTRIDRTTNWAVVVTASLLTWTFSSESRPHYVLLIGLVMLSVFLGIETRRYRMFDVWRSRVRLLEENVFANALDPEGVEQSNWRTLLSEDLREPTIKTPTVEAMSRRLYRVYAPLLTVLIAAWVVRLTVFTPSGSGVVATAAIGAVPGAFVLAIVGGFYLAVLALTLRRAPRRAKGELQAAEDAEEWK; from the coding sequence ATGTCCGAGCCACCGGAGGACTTCGATCCCGGGTCGCGGGAGGAGCGCGAAGTCGCCGCGGAGGCCGCCGGCGACCGCTCCGACCTCCTCTCGCTCATGGCCCACACCTACCGCGGCGAGCTCGGGCGGACGAGCTCGTGGCGGACCCGCATCGACCGGACGACGAACTGGGCGGTCGTGGTGACGGCCTCGCTGCTCACGTGGACCTTCTCCAGCGAGTCGCGCCCCCACTACGTGCTGCTCATCGGACTCGTGATGCTCAGCGTCTTCCTCGGGATCGAGACCCGCCGCTACCGCATGTTCGACGTCTGGCGGTCCCGCGTCCGGCTGTTGGAGGAGAACGTGTTCGCGAACGCGCTCGATCCGGAGGGCGTCGAGCAGTCGAACTGGCGGACGCTCCTGAGCGAGGACCTCCGCGAGCCGACGATCAAGACCCCGACCGTCGAGGCGATGTCCCGGCGCCTCTACCGGGTGTACGCCCCGCTCCTCACCGTCCTCATCGCCGCGTGGGTCGTCCGGCTCACGGTGTTCACGCCGTCCGGGAGCGGCGTCGTCGCGACCGCGGCGATCGGCGCGGTCCCGGGCGCGTTCGTGCTCGCGATCGTCGGCGGGTTCTACCTCGCCGTGCTGGCGTTGACGCTGCGCCGGGCCCCGAGGCGGGCGAAGGGCGAACTCCAGGCCGCGGAGGACGCCGAGGAGTGGAAGTGA